One window of the Rhizobiaceae bacterium genome contains the following:
- the ruvA gene encoding Holliday junction branch migration protein RuvA, with protein MIGKLKGVVDEIGEDFCVVDVHGVGYVAYCSARTLANLPGEGVAVTLFIETYVREDMIRLYGFQTALEREWFRLLQNNVQGVGAKVALAVLSTLTPADLANAIALRDIATVSRAPGVGKKVAERIVTELKNKAPAFAGEAAGAIGLKQEIGEGVAPAPVADAVSALTNLGYSRDIAANAVAAALKSAGDGADSAKLIRLGLKELAR; from the coding sequence ATGATCGGCAAGCTGAAGGGCGTGGTGGACGAGATCGGCGAGGACTTTTGCGTCGTCGACGTCCACGGCGTGGGCTACGTCGCCTACTGCTCGGCGCGCACGCTCGCCAATCTGCCGGGCGAAGGCGTCGCCGTCACGCTGTTCATCGAAACCTATGTCCGCGAGGACATGATCCGGCTCTACGGCTTCCAGACGGCGCTGGAGCGGGAGTGGTTCCGGCTGCTGCAGAACAATGTTCAGGGCGTTGGCGCCAAGGTGGCGCTGGCGGTGCTGTCGACGCTGACGCCCGCCGACCTCGCCAACGCCATCGCGTTGCGCGACATCGCCACGGTCTCCCGCGCGCCGGGCGTCGGCAAGAAGGTCGCCGAGCGTATCGTCACGGAACTCAAGAACAAGGCGCCGGCCTTCGCCGGCGAGGCGGCCGGCGCCATAGGCCTCAAGCAGGAGATCGGCGAGGGCGTCGCGCCCGCGCCGGTGGCGGATGCGGTCTCGGCCCTCACCAATCTCGGCTACTCGCGCGACATAGCTGCAAACGCGGTGGCGGCGGCGTTGAAATCGGCCGGGGACGGTGCGGATTCGGCGAAGCTGATACGGCTGGGCCTGAAGGAACTGGCGCGGTGA
- the ruvC gene encoding crossover junction endodeoxyribonuclease RuvC, which yields MADAIRIIGIDPGLRRTGWGVVETLGNSLRFIDAGTLKSDDKAELATRLCQLHDGLVAVIERFMPHEAAVEQTFVNKDAVATLKLGQARGIAMLVPARAGLPVGEYAPNAVKKAVIGVGHGEKQQIHMMVKVLMPRAVFDSEHAADALAIAICHAHHRQSAARLARAV from the coding sequence ATGGCAGACGCGATTCGCATCATCGGCATCGATCCGGGCCTCCGCCGCACCGGCTGGGGCGTGGTGGAGACGCTCGGCAATTCGCTTCGCTTCATTGATGCCGGCACGCTGAAATCCGACGACAAGGCGGAACTGGCGACCCGGCTCTGCCAGCTCCATGACGGGCTTGTCGCGGTGATCGAACGTTTCATGCCCCACGAAGCAGCCGTCGAGCAGACCTTCGTCAACAAGGACGCGGTGGCGACGCTGAAGCTCGGGCAGGCGCGCGGCATCGCCATGCTGGTGCCGGCGCGGGCCGGGCTCCCGGTCGGCGAATATGCGCCCAACGCGGTCAAGAAGGCAGTGATCGGCGTCGGCCATGGCGAGAAGCAGCAGATCCACATGATGGTAAAGGTGCTGATGCCGAGGGCCGTCTTCGACAGCGAGCACGCGGCCGACGCGTTGGCCATCGCCATCTGCCATGCGCACCATCGCCAGAGCGCGGCGCGGCTGGCGCGCGCTGTGTAG
- a CDS encoding DUF1465 family protein yields MSELHAEAGKTVKLAERRIFSESFKPLYNEGMGLVEQTATYLDGPGRAEAKKLSRVAATLYAAESMRLTTRLMQLASWLLLQRAANSGEMTRDQVASEKVKVRLDTASASEDVAGWSELPEEFRDLVKRSLRLQARVRRMDEEIYGAGKVTQLHTARHGNPVNEQIRLLNTAFARG; encoded by the coding sequence ATGAGTGAGCTCCATGCGGAAGCCGGCAAGACCGTAAAGCTGGCGGAGCGGCGTATATTCTCGGAATCGTTCAAGCCCCTCTACAATGAGGGCATGGGCTTGGTCGAACAGACGGCGACCTATCTCGACGGGCCAGGCCGGGCGGAAGCCAAGAAGCTGTCGCGCGTCGCCGCCACCCTTTACGCGGCCGAATCCATGCGGCTGACCACACGCCTCATGCAACTCGCTTCCTGGCTGCTGCTCCAGCGGGCCGCGAATTCGGGCGAGATGACCCGCGATCAGGTCGCTTCGGAAAAGGTCAAGGTGCGCCTCGACACGGCCTCGGCCAGCGAGGACGTGGCGGGCTGGAGCGAATTGCCGGAAGAATTCCGCGATCTGGTCAAGCGCTCGCTGAGGCTGCAGGCCCGCGTGCGGCGCATGGACGAGGAGATCTACGGCGCCGGGAAAGTCACGCAGCTTCACACGGCGCGCCACGGCAACCCCGTCAACGAACAGATACGCCTCCTCAACACCGCTTTCGCCCGCGGCTGA
- a CDS encoding DUF2269 family protein — protein sequence MDWFTLVKLAHIACAVVWVGGGFALMLAAARADRAGDMAGTLQIMRMIGDLGNRLFMPMSMLTLLFGLVMCWFWVGFTDLWIVLGLIGFAASALIGMTVFKPTADRMNAMIAKDGVTPAAMAEGRRILNMARLDYTIMLLVVADMVLKPSADQAGLLAVMAVVLVIGAASAFAGPGRAAAADA from the coding sequence ATGGATTGGTTCACACTCGTCAAGCTGGCGCACATCGCCTGCGCCGTCGTCTGGGTCGGCGGCGGCTTCGCGCTGATGCTGGCGGCGGCGCGTGCCGATCGGGCGGGCGACATGGCGGGCACGCTGCAGATCATGCGTATGATCGGCGATCTCGGCAACCGGCTCTTCATGCCGATGTCGATGCTCACGCTGTTGTTCGGCCTCGTCATGTGCTGGTTCTGGGTCGGCTTCACGGACCTCTGGATCGTGCTCGGCCTGATAGGCTTCGCGGCGAGCGCGCTCATCGGCATGACCGTTTTCAAGCCGACGGCGGACCGCATGAACGCGATGATCGCCAAGGACGGCGTGACGCCCGCCGCGATGGCCGAGGGACGGCGCATCCTGAACATGGCGCGTCTCGACTATACGATCATGCTGCTGGTGGTCGCCGATATGGTGCTGAAGCCGTCGGCCGACCAGGCCGGCCTTCTGGCGGTGATGGCCGTCGTGCTGGTCATCGGGGCGGCATCGGCTTTCGCCGGTCCCGGTCGCGCCGCTGCCGCCGACGCCTGA
- a CDS encoding acyl-CoA synthetase translates to MVNPYDENLGRNAANYQPLTPLTYLERAAKTFPNQVAIIHGGSRTSYREFWQRSLRLASALAKRGIGKGDTVSVMLSNTPPMLEAHFGVPMVKAVLHSLNTRLDAPIIAFQLDHADSKVLIVDREFSGVVREALAQTSVKPLIIDFDDPEYGDDAPYPKGERLGELDYEDFLASGDEDFAWSMPDDEWDAISLNYTSGTTGNPKGVVYHHRGAALMAYTNTIHAEMPKHAVYLWTLPMFHCNGWCFPWTLAVQAGTHVCLRWVRAKAMYAAIADHGVTHLCGAPIVMSTLINAPEAEKRDFPQTVTFNTAAAPPPEAVLSGMADAGFAVTHLYGLTETYGPAVVNEWHSDWDHLDRGGRAAKKARQGVRYAALEGLTVMDPEAMVETPADGETLGEVMFRGNIVMKGYLKNRKATDEAFASGWFHSGDLGVMHPDGYIQLKDRSKDIIISGGENISSIEVEDALYKHPAVASCGVVARGDDKWGEVPVAYVELKPGRTATEAEIIEHCRGLLARFKCPKAVIFVEIPKTSTGKIQKFRLREMAKG, encoded by the coding sequence TTGGTCAATCCATACGACGAAAATCTCGGCAGGAACGCCGCCAACTACCAGCCGCTGACGCCGCTCACCTATCTGGAGCGCGCCGCGAAAACCTTCCCGAACCAGGTCGCGATCATCCATGGCGGCAGCCGGACCAGCTATCGGGAGTTCTGGCAACGGTCGCTGAGGCTGGCTTCGGCGCTGGCGAAACGCGGCATCGGCAAGGGCGACACGGTGAGCGTCATGCTGTCCAACACGCCGCCGATGCTGGAGGCGCATTTCGGCGTGCCGATGGTGAAGGCCGTGCTGCACAGCCTGAACACCCGGCTCGACGCCCCGATCATCGCCTTCCAGCTCGACCATGCCGATTCGAAGGTGCTGATCGTCGACCGGGAGTTTTCCGGCGTAGTCAGGGAGGCGCTGGCGCAAACCAGCGTGAAGCCGCTGATCATCGATTTCGACGATCCCGAATATGGCGACGACGCGCCCTATCCCAAGGGAGAGCGGCTGGGCGAACTCGACTACGAGGATTTCCTCGCTTCCGGCGACGAGGATTTCGCGTGGTCCATGCCTGACGACGAGTGGGACGCCATCTCGCTCAACTATACCTCCGGCACGACCGGCAACCCCAAGGGCGTGGTCTACCATCATCGCGGCGCGGCGTTGATGGCCTATACCAACACCATCCATGCCGAAATGCCGAAACACGCGGTCTATCTGTGGACGCTGCCGATGTTCCACTGCAACGGCTGGTGCTTTCCGTGGACGCTCGCCGTGCAGGCCGGCACGCATGTCTGCCTGCGCTGGGTGCGGGCGAAGGCGATGTATGCGGCGATCGCCGACCACGGCGTCACGCATCTGTGCGGCGCGCCGATCGTCATGTCGACGCTGATCAACGCGCCGGAGGCGGAAAAGCGCGACTTCCCGCAGACCGTGACCTTCAACACGGCCGCTGCGCCGCCGCCGGAAGCGGTGCTGTCCGGCATGGCCGACGCGGGTTTCGCCGTAACGCATCTCTACGGGCTGACCGAGACCTACGGCCCGGCCGTCGTCAACGAGTGGCATTCCGACTGGGACCATCTCGACCGGGGCGGCCGCGCGGCGAAGAAGGCGCGGCAGGGCGTGCGCTACGCCGCGCTGGAAGGCCTGACCGTCATGGACCCGGAGGCGATGGTCGAAACACCGGCCGACGGCGAGACGCTGGGCGAGGTGATGTTCCGCGGCAATATCGTCATGAAAGGCTATCTGAAGAACAGGAAGGCCACCGACGAAGCCTTCGCCAGCGGCTGGTTCCATTCCGGCGATCTCGGCGTGATGCATCCGGACGGCTACATCCAGCTCAAGGACCGCTCCAAGGACATCATCATCTCCGGCGGCGAGAACATCTCGTCGATCGAGGTGGAGGACGCACTCTACAAACATCCGGCGGTGGCCTCCTGCGGCGTGGTCGCGCGCGGCGACGACAAGTGGGGCGAGGTGCCCGTCGCCTATGTCGAGCTGAAGCCCGGCAGGACGGCCACCGAGGCCGAGATCATCGAGCATTGCCGGGGATTGCTGGCACGGTTCAAGTGTCCGAAGGCGGTGATCTTCGTCGAGATCCCGAAGACCAGCACCGGCAAGATCCAGAAGTTCCGCCTGCGCGAAATGGCGAAGGGCTGA
- a CDS encoding sulfite exporter TauE/SafE family protein: protein MTLLITDPIFYAAAVPAVILVGLSKGGFGGAMGFVGVPLLALAVPPVQAAAILLPILCLMDIVSLWSWRGTYDRPLLFSVLPGAILGVAIGWLTAAVVTETMIKFIVGAVAVVFVGRWLAAKFRDSVIVPTKPNGIAAAFWGTVSGFTSFVAHVGGPPYQVYALPLRLEPGVFVGTSVIFFAIVNAIKLVPYFLLGEFDRTNLLAAAVLLPLAPLSTLAGAWLVRRVRPEFFYNFSYITVGIIALKLIYDSGAEFFVR from the coding sequence ATGACTTTGCTCATCACGGACCCAATCTTTTACGCCGCCGCAGTGCCGGCTGTCATCCTCGTCGGCCTGTCGAAAGGCGGCTTTGGCGGCGCGATGGGTTTCGTCGGCGTGCCGCTTCTGGCGCTGGCGGTGCCGCCGGTCCAGGCGGCGGCGATCCTGCTGCCGATATTGTGCCTCATGGACATCGTGTCGCTGTGGAGCTGGCGCGGCACATATGACCGTCCGCTGTTGTTCTCCGTTCTGCCGGGAGCGATCCTCGGCGTCGCCATCGGATGGCTGACGGCAGCCGTGGTCACGGAAACGATGATCAAGTTCATCGTCGGCGCGGTGGCCGTCGTCTTCGTCGGCCGCTGGCTGGCGGCGAAGTTCCGCGACAGCGTGATCGTGCCGACCAAGCCGAACGGAATCGCCGCCGCCTTCTGGGGCACGGTCTCCGGTTTCACCAGCTTCGTGGCGCATGTCGGCGGGCCGCCCTATCAGGTCTATGCGCTGCCGCTCAGGCTCGAGCCCGGCGTCTTCGTGGGCACGAGCGTCATCTTCTTCGCCATCGTCAACGCGATCAAGCTGGTGCCGTATTTCCTGCTGGGCGAGTTCGACCGCACGAACCTGCTCGCCGCGGCCGTCCTTCTTCCGCTGGCGCCGCTGTCGACGCTGGCGGGCGCATGGCTGGTGCGGCGCGTTCGGCCGGAGTTCTTCTACAACTTTTCCTATATTACGGTCGGCATCATCGCGCTGAAGCTGATCTATGACAGCGGCGCCGAGTTTTTTGTACGATAG
- a CDS encoding thiamine phosphate synthase, translating into MTAEPNRCRIVLIAPAGLSAERFATRLRQVVEAGDVASLILPVNGMDDASFQHFCEHVVPIAQEAGVAAIVERDTRVAGRVHADGVHLEASVEEIAGDIERLQNRMMVGVGGIKTRDDALDLGELRPDYVFFGRFGYDNKPEPHARNLSLGRWWAEVIEIPCIVMAGSDIGSVVEVAATGAEFVALSAAIFAAETDPRAAIARANALLDEHAPRFEG; encoded by the coding sequence ATGACCGCAGAACCCAACCGCTGCCGTATCGTGCTCATCGCGCCCGCCGGCCTTTCCGCCGAGCGTTTCGCGACGCGCCTGCGACAGGTGGTGGAGGCCGGCGACGTCGCCTCCCTCATCCTGCCGGTGAACGGCATGGACGACGCCTCCTTCCAGCATTTTTGCGAGCATGTCGTGCCGATCGCGCAGGAGGCGGGCGTCGCCGCCATCGTCGAGCGCGACACCCGCGTCGCCGGCCGTGTCCATGCCGATGGCGTGCATCTGGAAGCGTCGGTCGAGGAGATCGCCGGCGACATCGAGCGGCTCCAGAACCGCATGATGGTTGGCGTCGGCGGCATAAAGACCCGCGACGATGCGCTCGACCTCGGCGAACTGCGCCCCGACTACGTGTTCTTTGGCCGCTTCGGCTACGACAACAAGCCGGAGCCGCATGCACGCAACCTGTCGCTCGGCCGCTGGTGGGCGGAAGTCATCGAAATCCCCTGCATCGTCATGGCCGGTTCGGACATCGGCTCGGTGGTCGAGGTCGCCGCCACGGGCGCGGAATTCGTCGCGCTTTCGGCGGCGATCTTCGCCGCCGAGACCGACCCGCGCGCCGCGATCGCCCGGGCCAACGCGCTGCTCGACGAGCACGCACCCCGGTTCGAAGGCTGA
- a CDS encoding sel1 repeat family protein codes for MRPGPRLYAWTLASLLAGQCLAASAGAEETPAMPTPLVPFEVLPGPVEAPAPTVDPSRFGTPAAESPTPAAPKITILKSRDVTPRAIEPEAGATQSRPHTGVDPQRFGGRPADAAYGAFQRGLYKTAYNLALVRAEAGDAAAQTLVAEILSRGLGMRRDDRSAAGWYQRAAEQGIPEAQFQYALMLLDGKYVPKDVKQAHALMEAAAEAGNRLAQFNLAQLIIDREVDDAGMARAVSYYERAAKAGLADAQYAMAQIYLNGFGGKKADLHQARNWLTLAARQNFDTAEVDLGTWLIEGRGGERDLRSGFNWIKRAADGGNVAAQNRLAKLYMNGLGTEPDSVLAGAWYILARRSGLIDPEMEDFMAGLTNEEIKTSLERANRLR; via the coding sequence ATGCGGCCGGGACCGAGGCTTTACGCGTGGACATTGGCGTCGCTTCTGGCGGGGCAGTGCCTCGCCGCCTCGGCCGGGGCGGAGGAAACGCCCGCCATGCCGACGCCGCTCGTGCCGTTCGAGGTGCTGCCCGGTCCGGTGGAAGCACCCGCGCCGACGGTCGATCCATCGCGTTTCGGCACACCGGCCGCAGAGTCGCCGACGCCCGCCGCGCCGAAGATCACCATCCTCAAGTCCCGCGATGTAACGCCCCGCGCCATCGAGCCCGAGGCTGGCGCCACGCAATCGCGGCCTCACACCGGGGTCGATCCGCAGCGCTTCGGCGGGAGGCCGGCGGATGCCGCCTACGGCGCGTTCCAGCGCGGCCTCTACAAGACCGCCTACAATCTGGCGCTGGTCCGGGCCGAGGCCGGTGACGCGGCGGCCCAGACCCTGGTCGCGGAGATCCTTTCGCGCGGCCTCGGCATGCGCCGCGACGACAGGTCGGCGGCTGGCTGGTACCAGCGCGCCGCCGAACAGGGCATACCCGAGGCACAGTTCCAGTACGCGCTGATGCTGCTCGACGGCAAATATGTGCCGAAGGACGTCAAGCAGGCGCATGCGCTGATGGAAGCGGCGGCCGAAGCCGGCAACCGTCTTGCCCAGTTCAATCTCGCGCAGCTCATCATCGATCGGGAGGTCGACGACGCCGGCATGGCGAGGGCCGTAAGCTACTACGAGCGGGCGGCGAAGGCGGGGCTGGCCGACGCGCAATACGCCATGGCGCAGATCTACCTCAACGGCTTCGGCGGCAAGAAGGCCGATCTACACCAGGCCCGCAACTGGCTGACGCTGGCGGCCCGTCAGAATTTCGACACCGCCGAGGTCGATCTCGGCACCTGGCTGATCGAGGGTCGCGGCGGCGAGCGCGATCTCAGGTCCGGCTTCAACTGGATCAAGCGGGCGGCGGACGGCGGCAACGTCGCCGCCCAGAACCGTCTGGCCAAGCTCTACATGAACGGTCTCGGCACCGAGCCGGACTCCGTCCTGGCCGGCGCCTGGTACATACTGGCGCGACGCTCGGGCCTTATCGATCCCGAGATGGAAGACTTCATGGCCGGCCTTACCAACGAGGAAATAAAGACCTCCCTCGAACGCGCCAACCGCCTGCGCTGA
- the efp gene encoding elongation factor P translates to MAKINGNEIRPGNVIEHDGGLWVAVKTNAVKPGKGGAYNQVELKNLINGTKLNERFRSAETVERVRLEQKDFTYLYEQGDSLVFMDDESYEQLELQKDFVGDRAAFLQDGMKVTVELYEEKPIGISLPDQVTLTIVEADPVVKGQTAASSYKPAVLENGIRILVPPFIASGERVLVDTNELTYLRRAD, encoded by the coding sequence ATGGCCAAGATCAACGGCAACGAAATCCGTCCCGGCAACGTCATCGAGCATGATGGCGGCCTCTGGGTGGCGGTGAAGACCAACGCGGTGAAGCCCGGCAAGGGCGGCGCCTATAACCAGGTCGAACTGAAGAACCTCATCAACGGCACCAAGCTCAACGAACGCTTCCGCTCGGCCGAGACGGTGGAGCGCGTCCGCCTTGAGCAGAAGGACTTCACCTATCTCTACGAGCAGGGCGATAGCCTCGTCTTCATGGACGACGAGAGCTACGAGCAGCTCGAGCTGCAGAAGGATTTCGTCGGCGATCGCGCCGCCTTCCTGCAGGACGGCATGAAGGTGACGGTCGAGCTCTACGAGGAGAAGCCGATCGGCATCTCCCTCCCCGATCAGGTGACGCTGACCATCGTCGAGGCCGATCCGGTGGTGAAGGGCCAGACGGCCGCTTCCTCCTACAAGCCGGCGGTGCTGGAGAACGGCATCCGCATCCTCGTCCCGCCCTTCATCGCCTCGGGCGAGCGCGTGCTGGTCGACACCAACGAGCTGACCTACCTGCGCCGCGCCGACTGA
- a CDS encoding inositol monophosphatase, which translates to MAYSALMKVMVDAVRKAGRSLSRDFGEVQNLQVSLKGPGDYVSQADRRAEDILYTELSKARPGYSFLMEERGPVEGDDGQHRWLVDPLDGTTNFLHGIPIFSISVALERQGQLVAGVVYNPAMDELYTAERGGGAFMNDRRLRVSARSRLSDSVIGTSVPHLGRGHHGNFLIELRNVMGEVAGIRRLGSVALDLSYVAAGRMDGFWEAGLSPWDLGAGILLVREAGGFVSDMSGGQKMLDDGSIVAGNEAIQGALLKTLKKPLPR; encoded by the coding sequence ATGGCCTATTCAGCACTCATGAAGGTGATGGTGGACGCCGTCCGCAAGGCCGGGCGGTCCCTGTCGCGCGACTTCGGCGAGGTGCAGAACCTCCAGGTCTCGCTGAAGGGACCGGGCGACTATGTCAGCCAGGCCGACCGCCGCGCCGAGGACATTCTTTACACCGAGCTGAGCAAAGCCCGCCCGGGCTATTCCTTCCTGATGGAGGAGCGCGGCCCGGTCGAGGGCGACGACGGCCAGCATCGCTGGCTGGTCGATCCGCTCGACGGCACCACCAATTTCCTGCACGGCATCCCGATCTTCTCGATCTCGGTCGCGCTGGAGCGGCAGGGCCAGCTTGTCGCCGGCGTCGTCTACAATCCGGCGATGGACGAGCTCTATACCGCTGAGCGCGGCGGCGGCGCCTTCATGAACGATCGCCGCCTGCGCGTCTCCGCCCGCTCCAGGCTGTCGGACTCCGTCATCGGCACCAGCGTCCCGCATCTCGGACGCGGCCACCACGGCAATTTCCTGATCGAGCTGCGCAACGTCATGGGCGAGGTTGCCGGTATCCGCCGCCTCGGTTCGGTCGCGCTCGATCTCTCCTATGTCGCCGCCGGCCGCATGGACGGTTTCTGGGAAGCCGGCCTCAGCCCGTGGGACCTCGGCGCCGGCATCCTTCTGGTGCGCGAGGCGGGCGGCTTCGTTTCCGACATGTCCGGCGGCCAGAAGATGCTGGACGACGGCTCGATAGTGGCCGGCAACGAAGCGATCCAGGGCGCGCTCCTGAAGACGCTGAAGAAACCGCTGCCGCGCTGA
- a CDS encoding hemolysin III family protein, translated as MAARELDTQEIEVPFIGRFVFSRAEMIADGVVHIVGIVLAIAAGSALLSLAAFSTGSGEYIAAIFYVVSLLTALSISCAYNLWPLTPAKWILRRFDHAAIYVLIAGTYTPFLAQLDDTAIAGTLLALIWSAAAAGVAIKLFLPGRFDRLAIVFYLAIGWSGAAIFGTLLSDLPATTLWLIVAGGIVYSSGIVFFIWHRLKFQTAVWHGFVVGGAALHLAAVFDTLVITRL; from the coding sequence ATGGCAGCGCGCGAGCTGGATACGCAGGAGATCGAGGTGCCGTTTATCGGGCGCTTCGTCTTCTCGCGGGCCGAAATGATCGCCGACGGCGTCGTCCACATCGTCGGCATCGTGCTGGCCATAGCGGCCGGCTCGGCCCTGCTCAGCCTCGCCGCGTTCAGCACCGGATCGGGAGAATACATCGCCGCGATCTTCTACGTCGTGTCGCTGCTCACCGCGCTCTCCATCTCCTGCGCCTACAATCTGTGGCCGCTGACGCCGGCCAAATGGATTCTGCGCCGCTTCGACCATGCCGCGATCTATGTGCTGATCGCCGGCACCTATACGCCTTTCCTCGCGCAGCTCGACGACACCGCCATTGCCGGCACGCTGCTGGCGCTGATCTGGAGCGCGGCAGCGGCGGGCGTGGCGATCAAGCTGTTTCTGCCGGGTCGCTTCGACCGTTTGGCGATCGTCTTCTACCTCGCCATAGGCTGGAGCGGTGCGGCGATCTTCGGCACCCTGCTTTCCGACCTGCCGGCGACGACGCTCTGGCTCATCGTGGCGGGCGGCATCGTCTATTCGTCCGGCATCGTCTTCTTCATCTGGCACCGGCTGAAGTTCCAGACGGCGGTCTGGCACGGCTTCGTCGTCGGCGGCGCGGCCCTTCATCTCGCGGCGGTTTTCGACACGCTGGTCATAACCCGCTTGTGA
- a CDS encoding MotA/TolQ/ExbB proton channel family protein, translated as MAATVSSGPERTVEDQYYDPGKLSSPQVFLLSMLIFLAIAGFIAAILYRQISSAFSTNPGLNGLILGVLVVGILLAFAQVVRLFREIRWVNSFRAGAPSSEPVLLAPMKALLSRSSAMSLSTNTMRSILDSIANRLDETRDITRYLVGLLVFLGLLGTFWGLLATIGSIGETIRSLDPGSGDANDVLNALKSGLSAPLSGMGTAFSSSLFGLAGSLIVGFLDLQAGRAQNRFYTELENWLSSLTDVSSDVLVADPSKAQSAEEIRVLSERLRSLQETGGSSPRVATAMANLADGISGLVKNMRNEQQLMRDWVEAQAEEQKAMRATLDKLTDALKQRERN; from the coding sequence ATGGCGGCAACGGTGAGTTCCGGACCGGAGAGAACGGTCGAGGACCAGTATTACGATCCAGGCAAGCTCTCCAGTCCGCAGGTGTTCCTGCTGTCCATGCTGATCTTTCTGGCGATCGCCGGCTTCATCGCGGCCATCCTCTACCGGCAGATCTCTTCGGCATTCTCCACGAACCCCGGCCTCAACGGCCTGATCCTCGGCGTGCTGGTGGTCGGAATCCTGCTCGCCTTCGCGCAGGTCGTTCGGCTGTTCCGCGAGATCCGCTGGGTCAACTCCTTCCGCGCCGGCGCGCCGTCGTCCGAGCCCGTGCTGCTGGCGCCGATGAAGGCGCTGCTCAGCCGGTCGTCGGCCATGTCGCTGTCGACCAACACCATGCGCTCGATCCTCGATTCGATCGCCAACCGGCTGGACGAGACGCGTGACATCACCCGCTATCTGGTGGGCCTTCTGGTTTTCCTCGGCCTTCTCGGCACATTCTGGGGCCTGCTCGCCACCATCGGCTCCATTGGCGAGACGATCCGGTCGCTCGATCCCGGCTCCGGCGACGCCAACGACGTGCTGAATGCGCTGAAATCGGGGCTGTCCGCGCCGCTTTCCGGCATGGGAACGGCGTTCTCATCTTCGCTTTTCGGCCTCGCCGGTTCGCTGATCGTCGGCTTCCTCGACCTTCAGGCGGGCCGCGCCCAGAACCGCTTCTACACGGAACTGGAGAACTGGCTGTCGTCCCTAACCGACGTCTCCTCCGACGTTCTTGTCGCCGATCCCTCCAAGGCGCAGTCGGCCGAGGAAATCCGCGTGCTCTCGGAACGGCTGCGCAGCCTTCAGGAGACGGGCGGCTCCAGCCCCCGCGTCGCCACCGCCATGGCTAACCTCGCCGACGGCATTTCCGGTCTGGTCAAGAACATGCGCAACGAGCAGCAACTGATGCGCGACTGGGTCGAGGCCCAGGCCGAGGAGCAGAAGGCCATGCGCGCCACGCTCGACAAGCTGACTGACGCGCTGAAGCAGCGGGAGCGCAACTGA
- a CDS encoding peptidoglycan -binding protein: MALARARRPQRTIDYWPGFVDALSTLLLAIMFLLSVFVLAQFLLSREISGKDEVLTRLNSQINELTQLLALERSNTQDAQDQLANLQASLSVAETERSRLEQLLAQGSGASDEATQRIGSLTGELDSERRISQQALSQVELLNQQIAALRKQIGALEAALDVSEQRDRESNTKIADLGRRLNVALAQRVQELNRYRSDFFGRLREILSDRENIRIVGDRFVFQSEVLFPSGSEEINEAGQGEMKKLADAIIELQREIPPEINWVLRVDGHTDNRPLSGTGRYRDNWELSSARATSVVKFLIANGVPANRLVAAGFGEYQPLDPADTDEARNRNRRIELKLTER, translated from the coding sequence ATGGCTCTGGCCCGCGCTCGCCGTCCGCAACGCACGATCGATTACTGGCCGGGCTTCGTCGATGCCTTGTCGACGCTGCTGCTCGCCATCATGTTCCTACTGTCGGTCTTCGTGCTGGCGCAGTTCCTGCTGAGCCGCGAGATTTCCGGCAAGGACGAGGTGCTGACGCGCCTCAACTCGCAGATCAACGAGCTGACCCAGTTGCTCGCGCTGGAGCGTTCCAACACACAGGACGCTCAGGACCAGCTCGCCAATCTTCAAGCCTCCCTTTCCGTTGCGGAAACGGAGCGCAGCCGTCTCGAACAGCTCCTCGCCCAAGGTTCCGGCGCCAGCGACGAGGCGACCCAGCGCATCGGCTCTCTCACCGGCGAACTGGACAGCGAGCGCCGCATCAGCCAGCAGGCGTTGAGCCAGGTCGAACTGCTCAACCAGCAGATCGCCGCACTGCGCAAGCAGATCGGCGCGCTGGAAGCCGCCCTCGACGTCTCCGAGCAGCGCGACCGCGAATCGAACACCAAGATCGCCGATCTCGGCCGCCGCCTGAACGTCGCGCTCGCCCAGCGCGTGCAGGAGCTGAACCGTTACCGCTCCGACTTCTTCGGCCGCCTGCGCGAAATCCTCTCCGACCGCGAGAACATTCGCATCGTCGGCGACCGTTTCGTCTTCCAGTCGGAGGTCCTGTTCCCCTCCGGCTCGGAGGAGATCAACGAGGCCGGCCAGGGCGAGATGAAGAAGCTCGCCGACGCCATCATCGAGCTGCAGCGCGAGATACCGCCCGAGATCAACTGGGTGCTGCGCGTCGACGGCCATACCGACAACCGCCCGCTGTCCGGCACCGGCCGCTACCGCGACAACTGGGAGTTGTCCTCGGCGCGCGCCACCTCGGTGGTAAAATTCCTCATCGCCAACGGCGTGCCGGCAAACCGTCTTGTCGCCGCAGGCTTCGGCGAGTATCAGCCGCTCGACCCCGCCGATACCGACGAGGCGCGCAACAGGAACCGCCGCATCGAGCTCAAGCTGACCGAGCGCTGA